DNA sequence from the Sinorhizobium sp. RAC02 genome:
GTCACGGGCAGCGCCGCATGCGCGCGGCGCAATGTCTTCAGCCCCATCTCGGAGAGGCCCCAATGCAGGACCTTGCCCTGGTCCATGAGTTCCTTGACAGCACCCGCCACGTCCTCGATCGGAACCTCGGGATCGACACGGTGCTGGTAGAGAAGGTCGATGCGGTCGGCGCGCAGGCGCTTCAGCATGCCCTCGACCGCCAGCTTGATGTGGTCCGGGCGGCTAATGAGGCCGGGCTTGCGCTCGCCGGTCTCCAGATCGATGTTCCAGCCGAATTTCGAGGTGATCACGACCGTGTCGCGGAACGGCGCGATGGCTTCGCCGAGGATGCGCTCGCATTCATGCGGACCGTAGGCCTCGGCGGTGTCGAAAAAGGTCACGCCGCGCTCATGGGCCGTGCGGATGATGGCGATCATCTCCGGCCGCGACGGGATCGTCGTCTGATAGGTGCGGTGCATGTTCTGGACGCCGAGGCCAACGCTCGACACGTCCAGCGTCCCGAGCTTCCGGCGACCGTCAAGCGAGGCTGCCATAGAACCATTCACGCTGTCGGTCTGCGCCGATGCCTGTGAACCGGCGGCCGCCAGAATGGGTACGGTCGCAAGACCGCCCGCTGCGCCGAGAAAGCGGCGGCGGCCAATCGTCGGAATGCCTTCGTTCGTCATGTCTGCGTGTCCTTTCCAGCGTCCAAATTCGAATGATTTCGAATTTAGCGCCTGCCGCAGACCACGATTAGACGGTATAATGCGCATGAGCCTTTTAGCTGAGCTAACAAATAGCGCATGGAAAATTTCAACGACCTCGCCGCATTCGCCATCGTTGCAAGAGAGAAGAGCTTTACGCGCGCCGCCGCGAAGCTGCGCGTTTCGCCGTCGGCGCTGAGCCAGACCATCCGCAATCTCGAAGAGCGTCTCGGCCTGCGGCTTCTTGCACGCACGACAAGGAGCGTCGCTCCGACGGAAGCGGGCGAGCGCCTGCTGCGCACGATCGCGCCACGTTTCGAGGAAATCGAAGCGGAGCTGGCCGCCTTGAGCGAACTTCGCGACAAGCCGGCCGGAAGGGTGCGCATCACGGCAGGGGAGCACGCGGCGATCTCGGTCCTGCAGCCAGCGCTCAAACGCTTTCTGCCGCTCTATCCGGATATCAATGTCGAGATCATCGTCGATTATGCCCTGACGGACATCGTTGCCGAGGGCTATGACGCCGGCGTGCGCATGGGGGAACAGGTCGCCAAGGACATGATCGCCGTACCGATCGGACCGCATCTGCGGATGGCGGTGGTCGCCTCCCCCCGCTACTTCGAGCAGCGTCCCCTACCCCGCAGGCCGGAGGATCTGGCCGCGCATAACTGCATCAATTCCCGGCTTCCGACCTACGGGGGCCT
Encoded proteins:
- a CDS encoding aldo/keto reductase, producing MTNEGIPTIGRRRFLGAAGGLATVPILAAAGSQASAQTDSVNGSMAASLDGRRKLGTLDVSSVGLGVQNMHRTYQTTIPSRPEMIAIIRTAHERGVTFFDTAEAYGPHECERILGEAIAPFRDTVVITSKFGWNIDLETGERKPGLISRPDHIKLAVEGMLKRLRADRIDLLYQHRVDPEVPIEDVAGAVKELMDQGKVLHWGLSEMGLKTLRRAHAALPVTAVQSEYSMLWRGPEEELLSVCEELGIGFVPWSPLGVGFLTGAIDARTRFAEGDIRGIEQRFSPENLPANLALVKLLGDWADRKQATRAQIALAWLLAQKPWIVPIPGTTQRAHMLENIGAAAIRFTPEEIGDLNTAVAAIEVRGQRLPDAVLAFSNVEAPEKK
- a CDS encoding LysR family transcriptional regulator translates to MENFNDLAAFAIVAREKSFTRAAAKLRVSPSALSQTIRNLEERLGLRLLARTTRSVAPTEAGERLLRTIAPRFEEIEAELAALSELRDKPAGRVRITAGEHAAISVLQPALKRFLPLYPDINVEIIVDYALTDIVAEGYDAGVRMGEQVAKDMIAVPIGPHLRMAVVASPRYFEQRPLPRRPEDLAAHNCINSRLPTYGGLFAWGLEKDGREVKVRGEGQLVFNSLSMRLTSALDGLGIAYLPEDQVLKHIAEGRLVRVLEDWCPAFPGYHLYYPSRRQQSPALALLVDVLRYRG